Proteins co-encoded in one Anabas testudineus chromosome 8, fAnaTes1.2, whole genome shotgun sequence genomic window:
- the kank2 gene encoding KN motif and ankyrin repeat domain-containing protein 2 isoform X2 — protein sequence MAQVLHMDPGFPGKLNPPAAPSLHGKEQEAPYSVETPYGYRLDLDFLKYVNDIEKGNTIKKVPVQRRPRYGSLPRGYGYAGSWWTSTESLCSNTSMDSRHSSFSYCAPGYHTLQRSSFSSARVEKTLLDARRKLEEEKEGRRFSNLGSMHSSVAGSNTSISSAHSFNRAQGGGGSFTPLSSGLSTPVTPTPAHLQHVREQMAGALRKIKELEEQVKTIPVLQVKISVLQEEKRQLSVQLKSQKFLGHTLGFNRGRPRGELYIDIPEEELSTGAKSNNKPAGPLSPTTPEGFKQDSGCEIEDTVIVGGARPDAKREVRTVGVGPEDSRSSCQVGVWVREEDLGLLPETEGLKNQVGQLEGQLKKMTQELQAAQQQVTALQKAPQAEHPVMATSVGWQEPQGCSLHTLVSFTQHPQQKEQRTVGIQVYTLEQPTVVEVGTLLRAETCSPPEAEGHHRVQEVPVELPIAVSSKQVRDVLKSELSTSVPVVNPAIAVGSSGNQIGLTYSKEGETHPHAPTEAFQSQEGTSSPQSSLRSIIKRKADGEPGSPSTKKNLQFIGVNGGCQLSHHRYESTSSDDSSSESSDEGSDSSEYHEAREKLPEFTIQHQQTSHAKVSQPQGSNSVPQQTITKIPATVSGSQHSPNPSITVGTTLPDTVPQSPATDTVVQKCASQPPTSGPTLTPPCPVNTSASKETASQSSEKQTQEITCTSSSTESTPEQSSIKPCDTKTTEITKQQQQQQQHIIQSETTVLSSQSEPKSAADNITNTRASAKQVRLELSDSLMSALYALQKALGEPNAFSQQGARAAYTTVLQEWLRVSCHKAADTAVVKAYMDTFASISPQLLQFVINMADGNGNTTLHYTVSHSNFPVVKLLLDTGLCNADKQNKAGYTAIMLTALAAFHSDNDLQTVLQLLRTGDVNAKASQAGQTALMLAVSHGRGDMVRALLSCGAQVNIRDDDGSTALMCACEHGHVDIVRQLLSVPGCDATLTDNDGSTALSIALEASQNDIAVLLYAHLNFAKPPSPVSPKSPLLGSSPPAGETK from the exons ATGGCTCAGGTTCTGCATATGGACCCAGGCTTCCCAG GGAAACTCAACCCGCCTGCTGCCCCTTCACTGCATGGCAAAGAACAGGAAGCGCCCTACTCAGTGGAGACCCCCTATGGCTACCGCCTGGACCTAGACTTCCTCAAATATGTTAATGACATAGAAAAGGGCAACACTATCAAGAAGGTGCCTGTCCAACGCCGGCCGCGCTATGGCTCACTTCCCCGTGGCTACGGCTACGCTGGCTCATGGTGGACATCCACAGAGTCTCTATGCTCCAACACCAGCATGGACAGCCGGCACTCCTCCTTCTCCTACTGTGCGCCAGGCTACCACACATTACAGAGGTCCAGCTTCAGCTCTGCGCGGGTGGAGAAGACGCTGTTGGATGCACGGAGgaagctggaagaggagaaagaagggcGGAGATTCTCCAACCTGGGCAGCATGCACAGCAGTGTAGCAGGCTCTAACACATCCATTAGCAGTGCACACAGCTTCAACCGCGCCCAGGGGGGTGGAGGATCTTTTACCCCTTTGAGTTCTGGTCTCTCCACTCCAGTGACCCCAACACCAGCCCACCTGCAGCATGTCAGGGAGCAGATGGCAGGAGCCCTCAGGAAGATAAAAGAGCTCGAGGAGCAGGTGAAGACCATCCCTGTGCTGCAGGTTAAAATCTCggtgctgcaggaggagaagcGGCAACTCAGTGTCCAGCTGAAGAGCCAGAAGTTCCTGGGACACACTCTGGGCTTCAACAGAGGTCGTCCCCGAGGGGAACTCTACATCGACATCCCTGAAGAAGAGTTGAGCACTGGAGCTAAGAGCAACAACAAGCCTGCAGGACCACTGTCTCCCACCACACCTGAGGGCTTCAAACAAGACTCAGGGTGTGAGATCGAGGACACAGTAATTGTGGGTGGAGCCCGACCGGATGCAAAGCGGGAAGTGCGCACTGTTGGTGTGGGACCAGAGGACTCGAGAAGCAGTTGTCAGGTGGGAGTCTGGGTTCGTGAGGAGGATCTGGGTCTTCTGCCAGAGACAGAGGGTCTTAAGAATCAAGTGGGTCAGCTCGAGGGCCAGCTAAAAAAGATGACGCAGGAGCTGCAGGCTGCACAGCAGCAGGTGACAGCACTCCAGAAAGCCCCTCAGGCAGAGCATCCAGTCATGGCTACAAGCGTGGGTTGGCAGGAGCCACAAGGCTGCAGCCTGCACACTTTGGTCAGCTTCACGCAGCATCCCCAACAGAAGGAGCAGAGAACTGTGGGAATCCAGGTGTACACACTGGAGCAACCAACTGTGGTGGAAGTGGGCACTCTGCTCCGAGCAGAGACCTGCAGCCCTCCTGAAGCGGAGGGCCATCACAGAGTACAAG AGGTTCCTGTTGAGTTGCCAATTGCAGTCAGCTCCAAACAGGTGCGAGATGTCCTAAAGAGCGAGTTGTCCACTTCGGTACCTGTGGTTAATCCCGCCATAGCTGTAGGCTCCTCCGGTAATCAGATTGGTTTGACGTATTCCAAAGAAGGAGAAACGCACCCGCATGCACCCACAGAGGCTTTCCAGTCACAAGAAGGCA CCTCatctcctcagtcctctctgAGGTCCATTATAAAGCGGAAAGCAGATGGTGAACCAGGATCTCCCTCCACAAAGAAAAACCTACAGTTCATTGGTGTCAACGGAGGGTGTCAGTTGTCTCATCACAG ATATGAGTCCACGTCATCAGATGATAGCAGCAGCGAGAGCTCAGATGAAGGGAGTGACTCCAGTGAATATCACGAAGCCAGAGAAAAACTACCAGAGTTTACCATCCAGCACCAGCAAACAAGCCACGCCAAGGTTTCCCAGCCTCAAGGAAGCAACAGTGTACCTCAGCAGACTATCACTAAAATACCAGCCACGGTTTCCGGCTCACAGCACAGCCCCAACCCGTCTATAACTGTAGGCACAACACTGCCAGACACAGTCCCACAGTCACCAGCAACTGACACAGTTGTTCAAAAATGTGCCTCACAGCCACCGACCTCTGGCCCCACCCTGACTCCTCCGTGTCCTGTAAATACTTCTGCCTCCAAAGAGACTGCCAGCCAATCATCAGAAAAGCAAACCCAGGAGATCACCTGCACATCATCAAGCACTGAATCCACTCCTGAACAAAGCTCTATAAAGCCGTGTGACACTAAAACCACTGAGATTaccaagcagcagcagcagcagcagcagcacatcatTCAGTCAGAAACGACTGTTCTCTCCAGCCAGTCTGAACCAAAGAGCGCAGCTGACAACATCACAAATACCAGAGCATCAGCCAAACAAGTCAG ACTGGAGCTGAGTGACAGCCTGATGTCAGCGCTTTACGCCCTGCAGAAAGCCTTGGGGGAACCCAATGCCTTTAGCCAACAAGGAGCA AGGGCAGCCTACACCACTGTGCTGCAGGAATGGCTGCGTGTGTCCTGCCACAAAGCGGCAGACACGGCTGTTGTCAAGGCCTACATGGACACCTTCGCATCAATCTCccctcagctgctgcagtttgtgatCAACATGGCAGACGGCAACGGGAACACAACGCTTCACTACACTGTCTCCCACTCCAACTTCCCTGTGGTGAAACTGCTGCTGGACACTG GTCTGTGTAACGCTGACAAGCAGAACAAAGCGGGTTATACAGCCATCATGCTGACTGCTCTGGCTGCCTTCCACTCTGACAATGATCTTCAAactgtcctgcagctgctgcgaACAGGGGACGTCAACGCCAAGGCCAGCCAG gcCGGGCAGACGGCACTGATGCTAGCGGTCAGCCATGGTCGAGGAGACATGGTGCGGGCGCTGCTGTCTTGTGGGGCGCAGGTCAACATTCGTGATGACGACGGCTCCACAGCACTCATGTGTGCATGCGAGCATGGTCATGTGGACATTGTGCGTCAGCTGCTGTCTGTGCCAGGCTGTGATGCCACTCTCACAGATAAT GATGGGAGCACTGCGCTGTCCATTGCTCTGGAGGCCAGCCAGAACGACATTGCTGTGCTTTTGTACGCTCACCTCAACTTTGCAAAGCCTCCATCTCCT GTTTCACCTAAGTCTCCTCTCTTGggttcttctcctcctgctggtGAAACAAAGTAA
- the LOC113158659 gene encoding hemoglobin embryonic subunit alpha-like, whose translation MTSLSAKDKNTVKAFWAKVSGKEEQIGADALARMLVVYPQTKTYFSHWKDLSPGSAQVKKHGKTILAGVAEAVAKIDDLTAGLLNLSELHAFTLRVDPANFKILAHNLLLVLAIIFPEDFTPEVHVAIDKFLAAVARALSEKYR comes from the exons atgaCCAGTCTCAGTGCTAAGGACAAGAACACCGTCAAAGCCTTCTGGGCTAAAGTGTCCGGAAAGGAGGAGCAGATCGGCGCAGATGCTCTGGCCAG gATGCTGGTGGTGTACCCACAGACCAAGACCTATTTCTCCCACTGGAAGGACCTGAGCCCCGGCTCTGCCCAGGTGAAGAAGCACGGAAAGACCATCCTTGCTGGAGTTGCTGAAGCTGTGGCCAAAATCGACGACCTGACTGCAGGTCTGCTGAACCTCAGTGAGCTGCACGCCTTCACTCTGAGAGTGGACCCTGCTAACTTCAAG ATCCTCGCTCACAACCTTCTTCTGGTCTTGGCCATCATTTTCCCCGAGGACTTCACCCCCGAGGTCCATGTGGCGATAGACAAGTTCCTGGCTGCTGTGGCTCGTGCCCTGTCTGAGAAATACAGATAA
- the kank2 gene encoding KN motif and ankyrin repeat domain-containing protein 2 isoform X1, whose amino-acid sequence MAQVLHMDPGFPGKLNPPAAPSLHGKEQEAPYSVETPYGYRLDLDFLKYVNDIEKGNTIKKVPVQRRPRYGSLPRGYGYAGSWWTSTESLCSNTSMDSRHSSFSYCAPGYHTLQRSSFSSARVEKTLLDARRKLEEEKEGRRFSNLGSMHSSVAGSNTSISSAHSFNRAQGGGGSFTPLSSGLSTPVTPTPAHLQHVREQMAGALRKIKELEEQVKTIPVLQVKISVLQEEKRQLSVQLKSQKFLGHTLGFNRGRPRGELYIDIPEEELSTGAKSNNKPAGPLSPTTPEGFKQDSGCEIEDTVIVGGARPDAKREVRTVGVGPEDSRSSCQVGVWVREEDLGLLPETEGLKNQVGQLEGQLKKMTQELQAAQQQVTALQKAPQAEHPVMATSVGWQEPQGCSLHTLVSFTQHPQQKEQRTVGIQVYTLEQPTVVEVGTLLRAETCSPPEAEGHHRVQEVPVELPIAVSSKQVRDVLKSELSTSVPVVNPAIAVGSSGNQIGLTYSKEGETHPHAPTEAFQSQEGSKSASSPQSSLRSIIKRKADGEPGSPSTKKNLQFIGVNGGCQLSHHRYESTSSDDSSSESSDEGSDSSEYHEAREKLPEFTIQHQQTSHAKVSQPQGSNSVPQQTITKIPATVSGSQHSPNPSITVGTTLPDTVPQSPATDTVVQKCASQPPTSGPTLTPPCPVNTSASKETASQSSEKQTQEITCTSSSTESTPEQSSIKPCDTKTTEITKQQQQQQQHIIQSETTVLSSQSEPKSAADNITNTRASAKQVRLELSDSLMSALYALQKALGEPNAFSQQGARAAYTTVLQEWLRVSCHKAADTAVVKAYMDTFASISPQLLQFVINMADGNGNTTLHYTVSHSNFPVVKLLLDTGLCNADKQNKAGYTAIMLTALAAFHSDNDLQTVLQLLRTGDVNAKASQAGQTALMLAVSHGRGDMVRALLSCGAQVNIRDDDGSTALMCACEHGHVDIVRQLLSVPGCDATLTDNDGSTALSIALEASQNDIAVLLYAHLNFAKPPSPVSPKSPLLGSSPPAGETK is encoded by the exons ATGGCTCAGGTTCTGCATATGGACCCAGGCTTCCCAG GGAAACTCAACCCGCCTGCTGCCCCTTCACTGCATGGCAAAGAACAGGAAGCGCCCTACTCAGTGGAGACCCCCTATGGCTACCGCCTGGACCTAGACTTCCTCAAATATGTTAATGACATAGAAAAGGGCAACACTATCAAGAAGGTGCCTGTCCAACGCCGGCCGCGCTATGGCTCACTTCCCCGTGGCTACGGCTACGCTGGCTCATGGTGGACATCCACAGAGTCTCTATGCTCCAACACCAGCATGGACAGCCGGCACTCCTCCTTCTCCTACTGTGCGCCAGGCTACCACACATTACAGAGGTCCAGCTTCAGCTCTGCGCGGGTGGAGAAGACGCTGTTGGATGCACGGAGgaagctggaagaggagaaagaagggcGGAGATTCTCCAACCTGGGCAGCATGCACAGCAGTGTAGCAGGCTCTAACACATCCATTAGCAGTGCACACAGCTTCAACCGCGCCCAGGGGGGTGGAGGATCTTTTACCCCTTTGAGTTCTGGTCTCTCCACTCCAGTGACCCCAACACCAGCCCACCTGCAGCATGTCAGGGAGCAGATGGCAGGAGCCCTCAGGAAGATAAAAGAGCTCGAGGAGCAGGTGAAGACCATCCCTGTGCTGCAGGTTAAAATCTCggtgctgcaggaggagaagcGGCAACTCAGTGTCCAGCTGAAGAGCCAGAAGTTCCTGGGACACACTCTGGGCTTCAACAGAGGTCGTCCCCGAGGGGAACTCTACATCGACATCCCTGAAGAAGAGTTGAGCACTGGAGCTAAGAGCAACAACAAGCCTGCAGGACCACTGTCTCCCACCACACCTGAGGGCTTCAAACAAGACTCAGGGTGTGAGATCGAGGACACAGTAATTGTGGGTGGAGCCCGACCGGATGCAAAGCGGGAAGTGCGCACTGTTGGTGTGGGACCAGAGGACTCGAGAAGCAGTTGTCAGGTGGGAGTCTGGGTTCGTGAGGAGGATCTGGGTCTTCTGCCAGAGACAGAGGGTCTTAAGAATCAAGTGGGTCAGCTCGAGGGCCAGCTAAAAAAGATGACGCAGGAGCTGCAGGCTGCACAGCAGCAGGTGACAGCACTCCAGAAAGCCCCTCAGGCAGAGCATCCAGTCATGGCTACAAGCGTGGGTTGGCAGGAGCCACAAGGCTGCAGCCTGCACACTTTGGTCAGCTTCACGCAGCATCCCCAACAGAAGGAGCAGAGAACTGTGGGAATCCAGGTGTACACACTGGAGCAACCAACTGTGGTGGAAGTGGGCACTCTGCTCCGAGCAGAGACCTGCAGCCCTCCTGAAGCGGAGGGCCATCACAGAGTACAAG AGGTTCCTGTTGAGTTGCCAATTGCAGTCAGCTCCAAACAGGTGCGAGATGTCCTAAAGAGCGAGTTGTCCACTTCGGTACCTGTGGTTAATCCCGCCATAGCTGTAGGCTCCTCCGGTAATCAGATTGGTTTGACGTATTCCAAAGAAGGAGAAACGCACCCGCATGCACCCACAGAGGCTTTCCAGTCACAAGAAGGCAGTAAGTCCG CCTCatctcctcagtcctctctgAGGTCCATTATAAAGCGGAAAGCAGATGGTGAACCAGGATCTCCCTCCACAAAGAAAAACCTACAGTTCATTGGTGTCAACGGAGGGTGTCAGTTGTCTCATCACAG ATATGAGTCCACGTCATCAGATGATAGCAGCAGCGAGAGCTCAGATGAAGGGAGTGACTCCAGTGAATATCACGAAGCCAGAGAAAAACTACCAGAGTTTACCATCCAGCACCAGCAAACAAGCCACGCCAAGGTTTCCCAGCCTCAAGGAAGCAACAGTGTACCTCAGCAGACTATCACTAAAATACCAGCCACGGTTTCCGGCTCACAGCACAGCCCCAACCCGTCTATAACTGTAGGCACAACACTGCCAGACACAGTCCCACAGTCACCAGCAACTGACACAGTTGTTCAAAAATGTGCCTCACAGCCACCGACCTCTGGCCCCACCCTGACTCCTCCGTGTCCTGTAAATACTTCTGCCTCCAAAGAGACTGCCAGCCAATCATCAGAAAAGCAAACCCAGGAGATCACCTGCACATCATCAAGCACTGAATCCACTCCTGAACAAAGCTCTATAAAGCCGTGTGACACTAAAACCACTGAGATTaccaagcagcagcagcagcagcagcagcacatcatTCAGTCAGAAACGACTGTTCTCTCCAGCCAGTCTGAACCAAAGAGCGCAGCTGACAACATCACAAATACCAGAGCATCAGCCAAACAAGTCAG ACTGGAGCTGAGTGACAGCCTGATGTCAGCGCTTTACGCCCTGCAGAAAGCCTTGGGGGAACCCAATGCCTTTAGCCAACAAGGAGCA AGGGCAGCCTACACCACTGTGCTGCAGGAATGGCTGCGTGTGTCCTGCCACAAAGCGGCAGACACGGCTGTTGTCAAGGCCTACATGGACACCTTCGCATCAATCTCccctcagctgctgcagtttgtgatCAACATGGCAGACGGCAACGGGAACACAACGCTTCACTACACTGTCTCCCACTCCAACTTCCCTGTGGTGAAACTGCTGCTGGACACTG GTCTGTGTAACGCTGACAAGCAGAACAAAGCGGGTTATACAGCCATCATGCTGACTGCTCTGGCTGCCTTCCACTCTGACAATGATCTTCAAactgtcctgcagctgctgcgaACAGGGGACGTCAACGCCAAGGCCAGCCAG gcCGGGCAGACGGCACTGATGCTAGCGGTCAGCCATGGTCGAGGAGACATGGTGCGGGCGCTGCTGTCTTGTGGGGCGCAGGTCAACATTCGTGATGACGACGGCTCCACAGCACTCATGTGTGCATGCGAGCATGGTCATGTGGACATTGTGCGTCAGCTGCTGTCTGTGCCAGGCTGTGATGCCACTCTCACAGATAAT GATGGGAGCACTGCGCTGTCCATTGCTCTGGAGGCCAGCCAGAACGACATTGCTGTGCTTTTGTACGCTCACCTCAACTTTGCAAAGCCTCCATCTCCT GTTTCACCTAAGTCTCCTCTCTTGggttcttctcctcctgctggtGAAACAAAGTAA